In Deinococcus proteolyticus MRP, a single genomic region encodes these proteins:
- a CDS encoding superoxide dismutase family protein, protein MRNYTLALWPLLSLGLTAAGMAQAQTVPAPTAPATSGTVGPLNARAVLVDAQGRPQGEATFVQRAGDVRVNVQVRGLTPGNHGMHIHEFSACTPGVDAATNAAVPFGGAGPHFDPAMSHNHDKPTAPNELGHGGDLPMLQVGENGSGQASFVTDKVSLMGENGVLNRTLVVHANADDYASDPAGKSGGRLLCGAVQRQGLSVRDYTLPGWQTFPEGVTYDAERGLLFTGSAETGDIYAVNAESGQTSLYSRGGALGRRAALGLKVDGQGRLWIAGGAEGTVSVLDRYGVTLKVLETPKSPAAFINDLTLAPDGSVYVTDSRRPVIYRVSPDLRLSAWLHLADTPIRYGEGDNLNGIVATPDGRALLVAQSNTGDLWRIDLRTKAVRKVMTGLKNADGLVLRGQDLYVARNRDQLVSRVRLSSDWTSGQLAAEEPLAGLRFPATLTLVGSDLVVTQAQLDRREGGTPETPFRLTRFGAF, encoded by the coding sequence ATGCGCAACTATACGCTGGCCCTGTGGCCCCTGCTCAGCCTGGGCCTGACCGCCGCAGGCATGGCCCAAGCTCAGACTGTACCTGCTCCCACTGCGCCCGCGACTTCCGGCACCGTAGGCCCGCTGAACGCCCGCGCCGTGCTGGTGGATGCCCAGGGCCGCCCCCAGGGCGAAGCTACCTTCGTGCAGCGCGCAGGCGATGTGCGGGTCAACGTGCAGGTCCGTGGCCTGACGCCCGGCAATCACGGCATGCACATTCACGAGTTCAGCGCCTGCACGCCCGGTGTGGACGCAGCCACGAACGCGGCCGTGCCGTTCGGCGGGGCCGGCCCCCACTTCGACCCGGCCATGAGCCACAACCACGACAAGCCCACCGCCCCCAATGAACTGGGCCACGGCGGCGACCTACCGATGCTGCAGGTGGGCGAGAACGGCAGCGGCCAGGCCAGCTTCGTGACCGACAAGGTCAGCCTGATGGGTGAAAACGGCGTGCTGAACCGTACCCTGGTGGTTCACGCGAACGCCGACGACTACGCTTCGGACCCCGCCGGCAAGTCGGGTGGGCGGCTGCTGTGCGGCGCCGTGCAGCGCCAGGGCCTCAGCGTGCGCGACTATACGCTGCCCGGCTGGCAGACCTTCCCCGAAGGCGTCACCTACGACGCGGAGCGGGGCCTGCTGTTTACCGGCAGCGCCGAAACCGGCGACATCTATGCCGTCAACGCCGAGAGCGGCCAGACCAGCCTGTACAGCCGGGGCGGCGCCCTGGGCCGGCGGGCCGCGCTGGGCCTGAAGGTAGACGGCCAGGGCCGGCTGTGGATTGCCGGCGGCGCCGAGGGCACCGTCAGCGTGCTGGACCGCTACGGCGTGACCCTCAAGGTGCTGGAGACGCCCAAGAGCCCGGCGGCCTTTATCAACGACCTGACGCTGGCACCAGACGGCAGCGTGTACGTGACCGACAGCCGCCGCCCGGTCATCTACCGCGTTTCGCCGGACCTGCGGCTGAGCGCGTGGCTGCACCTGGCAGACACCCCCATCCGCTACGGCGAGGGCGACAACCTCAACGGCATCGTGGCGACCCCCGACGGCCGCGCCCTGTTGGTGGCCCAGAGCAACACCGGCGACCTGTGGCGCATCGACCTGCGAACCAAGGCGGTCCGCAAAGTGATGACCGGCCTGAAGAACGCCGACGGCCTGGTGCTGCGCGGTCAGGACCTGTACGTGGCCCGCAACCGTGACCAACTTGTCAGCCGGGTGCGCCTGAGCAGCGACTGGACCAGCGGGCAGCTGGCCGCTGAGGAACCGCTGGCCGGCCTGCGCTTTCCCGCCACCCTGACGCTGGTGGGGAGTGACCTGGTGGTCACCCAGGCGCAGCTGGACCGGCGCGAGGGCGGTACGCCCGAAACCCCGTTCCGCCTGACCCGCTTCGGCGCATTCTGA
- a CDS encoding PQQ-dependent sugar dehydrogenase — protein MKKTLTLGALLALAGTALSGTALAQQSAPQPRPLPAPEPAATVTATRFEPVALGFGRDHLSRLKVPAGFEVKVMATGLGNARMMHVMPDGGIYLTRRQQGDIWYLKDRDGDGQFSRLERRQVAKNLKLVHGLDVKDGKLYAVGEKTVWVMDILAGGSLSTPRVFADGFPDAGQHPARGLRWGPDGYLYVSFGSTNNDAPTQNPEEATILRVRPDGQWREVYASGLRHTIGFDFQPGTGQLYGFDQGADWHGDNIPPEELNRIERGQNYGWPFCYGDRNPDPYTNSSQIPGLITKQEYCAQTASSVLNYSAHAAAIGMEFYRGGQFPAEYRGDAFAAMRGSWNRSEPSGYEIVRVVFDGQNRPASIEPFVTGFVFEEGGTWKQFGRVAGIATYTDGSLLFTDDQSGVIYRVRYTGGK, from the coding sequence ATGAAAAAGACATTGACCCTGGGCGCCCTGCTGGCCCTGGCCGGCACCGCCCTTTCCGGTACGGCCCTGGCCCAGCAAAGCGCGCCGCAGCCCCGCCCCCTGCCGGCCCCCGAGCCGGCCGCCACGGTGACCGCCACCCGCTTCGAGCCGGTGGCGCTGGGCTTTGGCCGCGACCACCTCAGCCGCCTGAAGGTGCCGGCCGGCTTCGAGGTCAAGGTGATGGCCACCGGCCTGGGCAACGCCCGCATGATGCATGTGATGCCTGACGGCGGCATCTACCTGACCCGCCGCCAGCAGGGTGACATCTGGTACCTCAAGGACCGCGACGGCGACGGCCAGTTTAGCCGACTGGAGCGCCGGCAGGTCGCCAAGAACCTGAAGCTGGTTCACGGCCTGGACGTCAAGGACGGCAAGCTGTACGCGGTTGGTGAAAAGACCGTCTGGGTCATGGATATCCTGGCCGGCGGCAGCCTCAGCACGCCGCGTGTGTTTGCCGACGGCTTCCCCGACGCCGGGCAGCACCCCGCCCGCGGCCTGCGCTGGGGCCCCGACGGCTACCTGTACGTGTCGTTCGGCTCTACCAACAACGACGCGCCCACCCAGAACCCCGAGGAAGCCACCATTCTGCGGGTGCGCCCCGACGGCCAGTGGCGTGAGGTGTACGCCAGCGGCCTGCGCCACACCATCGGGTTCGACTTCCAGCCGGGCACCGGGCAGCTGTACGGCTTCGACCAGGGCGCCGACTGGCACGGCGACAACATCCCGCCCGAGGAACTCAACCGGATCGAGCGCGGCCAGAACTACGGCTGGCCCTTTTGCTACGGCGACCGCAATCCCGACCCCTACACCAACTCCAGTCAGATTCCGGGCCTGATTACCAAGCAGGAGTACTGCGCGCAGACGGCCAGCAGCGTGCTGAACTACAGCGCCCACGCGGCGGCCATCGGCATGGAGTTCTACCGGGGCGGGCAGTTCCCGGCCGAATACCGGGGCGACGCCTTCGCTGCCATGCGCGGCTCGTGGAACCGTTCGGAGCCGAGCGGCTACGAAATCGTGCGGGTGGTGTTCGACGGGCAGAACCGACCTGCCAGCATCGAGCCCTTTGTGACCGGCTTCGTGTTTGAAGAGGGCGGCACCTGGAAGCAGTTCGGCCGCGTGGCCGGTATTGCCACCTATACCGACGGCAGCCTGCTGTTCACCGACGACCAGAGCGGCGTGATTTACCGCGTGCGCTACACGGGAGGAAAGTAA
- a CDS encoding menaquinone biosynthesis family protein: MPTDPAPLELGYSFCPNDTFIFYALQAGRIATPAPIREVLSDVQTLNDWAAAGRLPLTKISYRAYFGVMDRYVALRSGGALGRGVGPLVVARAPIDDLNGRRVASPGRLTTAELLLRLAWPDAIPVQMRFDEVMPAVERGEYGGEPLDAGLIIHESRFTYPQHGLVRVRDMGEWWEGETGLPLPLGAILVRRDLPLELQQAAQQAVRESIAYAWAHPQEAKGYIRQHALEMDDAVMQAHIDLYVNEYSEDVGDTGERAVRELHRRAVAVGALSPSDLPLFVPQ; encoded by the coding sequence ATGCCGACCGACCCCGCACCGCTAGAGCTGGGCTATTCCTTTTGCCCCAACGACACTTTTATCTTCTATGCCCTGCAGGCGGGGCGAATTGCCACGCCGGCGCCCATCCGTGAGGTGCTGTCCGATGTGCAGACCCTGAACGACTGGGCCGCCGCCGGCCGGCTGCCGCTCACCAAAATCAGCTACCGAGCCTATTTCGGCGTGATGGACCGCTACGTGGCCCTGCGCTCAGGCGGGGCGCTGGGGCGCGGCGTGGGGCCGCTGGTGGTGGCCCGCGCACCCATAGACGACCTGAACGGGCGGCGGGTGGCCTCACCGGGCCGCCTCACCACTGCCGAGCTGCTGCTGCGCCTGGCCTGGCCGGACGCCATTCCGGTCCAGATGCGCTTTGATGAAGTGATGCCCGCAGTAGAGCGCGGCGAGTACGGCGGCGAGCCGCTGGACGCCGGGCTGATTATTCACGAGTCGCGCTTTACCTACCCGCAGCACGGGCTGGTCCGGGTGCGCGACATGGGCGAGTGGTGGGAGGGCGAAACCGGGCTACCACTGCCGCTGGGAGCGATTCTGGTGCGCCGCGACCTGCCTCTAGAACTGCAGCAGGCCGCGCAGCAGGCCGTGCGCGAGTCCATCGCCTACGCCTGGGCACACCCGCAGGAGGCCAAAGGCTACATCCGCCAGCACGCGCTGGAAATGGACGACGCGGTGATGCAGGCGCACATAGACCTGTACGTGAACGAATACAGCGAGGACGTAGGAGACACCGGCGAGCGTGCCGTGCGCGAACTGCACCGCCGGGCGGTGGCAGTGGGCGCGCTCTCCCCCAGCGACCTGCCGCTGTTCGTCCCGCAGTAG
- a CDS encoding IS630 family transposase (programmed frameshift) — MTLSAWRPARLSRTQQEERRLAAQPLLNDPDWSTRDLARHFGVAEVTIRAWRARIRHGGEEALRASRATGRPEFLTPDQQKEIQDILESDPRLHGFETSGWTVPKVRQVIGLKYGVWIDRAHLSRKLRRWGFSYQRPALRAVERNEEDIAAWVRLQKEALEKKEAEGATIIFLDESGFSLKTTRVRAWGRRGETPIIPTKLRWAHLSVIGAITTGGQFLQHTCQGAVRSPQVVKFLDHVLRHVAGEVVVILDRAMIHRSKAVQAFVQLHERLTLIYLPPYAPELNPIELIWADLKRNVVGNFCALTTEMLTKRLKVGWQRIRRKSLPLAFIRGTPFTASLAT, encoded by the exons GTGACGCTTTCTGCTTGGCGACCCGCTCGTCTCTCCCGCACTCAACAGGAAGAGCGCCGTCTAGCTGCTCAGCCCCTCCTGAATGATCCCGACTGGTCCACTCGAGATCTGGCCCGACATTTCGGTGTGGCTGAGGTGACTATTCGTGCCTGGCGTGCCCGTATACGCCACGGTGGTGAGGAAGCGCTCCGCGCTTCCCGTGCCACTGGCCGCCCGGAGTTCCTCACCCCTGACCAGCAGAAGGAAATTCAGGACATTCTTGAGAGCGATCCCCGACTGCATGGCTTCGAGACCAGTGGCTGGACTGTCCCCAAGGTCCGTCAAGTGATCGGTCTGAAGTATGGGGTCTGGATCGACCGTGCCCATCTTTCCAGGAAGCTCAGACGTTGGGGATTCTCGTATCAGCGGCCCGCGTTGCGGGCCGTAGAGCGTAACGAAGAGGATATTGCAGCTTGGGTCCGTCTCCAGAAGGAGGCGTTGGAAAAAAAAGAG GCTGAGGGGGCGACGATCATTTTTCTGGACGAGAGTGGGTTCAGTCTGAAGACGACAAGGGTTCGCGCGTGGGGACGACGAGGCGAGACACCGATTATCCCGACAAAACTGCGTTGGGCACATCTTTCTGTGATTGGAGCCATCACCACAGGCGGACAGTTTTTGCAGCACACCTGTCAGGGTGCAGTACGGTCCCCACAAGTCGTGAAGTTCCTGGATCATGTCCTGCGTCATGTCGCCGGAGAGGTGGTAGTCATCCTTGACCGGGCCATGATTCACCGGTCGAAAGCAGTGCAGGCGTTCGTGCAGCTGCACGAACGCCTAACCCTGATCTATCTCCCACCCTATGCGCCAGAATTGAATCCCATCGAACTGATCTGGGCAGATCTCAAACGGAATGTCGTAGGTAACTTCTGTGCGCTAACGACAGAAATGCTGACGAAGCGGTTGAAAGTGGGATGGCAGCGCATCCGGCGCAAATCTTTGCCACTAGCCTTTATCCGAGGCACACCCTTTACTGCTTCGCTAGCAACTTAA
- a CDS encoding IS630 family transposase (programmed frameshift), with product MEWQPNQYSRAQLEERRLAATEWLQQGSHTHREIAAHFGVSVLTVTSWSARLRKKGSLQATVSSGRPARLTESQHDQLRTLLREGALQHGFPDETWTTKRVAELIGRHFEVWYHHDHVRKILRKLGFSPQMPDGRAAERNELRIAFWREQVLPELEKKVAEGATIIYLDEVGFSLKGVRRRTWSPRGVTPLVTLRANWEKLSTIGAITSDGRFFQHTTSGAIRSGEVIRFFGHILRQVQGNIVVVLDNAKIHHAKVTQAFVGSHERLSLIFLPPYAPELNPIELVWAYVKRNVLGNFCAHSIRALKKRLVTAWQRVRYIHLPRQLMDANLRRYQ from the exons GTGGAATGGCAACCGAACCAATATTCTCGTGCCCAACTTGAGGAGCGGCGTCTGGCTGCTACCGAGTGGCTGCAGCAAGGCAGCCACACACACCGCGAAATCGCTGCTCACTTCGGCGTCTCCGTGCTCACGGTGACTTCTTGGAGTGCTCGGCTCAGAAAGAAGGGAAGCTTGCAAGCGACGGTCAGCTCTGGTCGTCCTGCTCGGCTGACTGAGTCTCAGCACGACCAGCTTCGCACCCTCCTGCGGGAGGGTGCTCTGCAGCATGGGTTTCCTGACGAAACTTGGACGACAAAACGTGTGGCAGAGCTGATCGGGCGGCACTTCGAGGTGTGGTACCACCATGATCACGTCCGTAAAATCCTACGAAAGTTGGGGTTCAGCCCACAGATGCCAGATGGGCGGGCTGCTGAGCGGAACGAACTTCGGATCGCATTCTGGCGGGAACAGGTGCTCCCGGAGTTGGAA AAAAAGGTCGCTGAGGGAGCCACAATCATCTATCTGGATGAGGTCGGATTCTCGTTGAAAGGCGTGCGAAGGCGAACGTGGTCCCCCAGGGGCGTGACGCCCCTGGTCACGCTCAGAGCGAACTGGGAGAAGCTTTCGACGATTGGGGCGATCACTTCAGATGGACGATTCTTCCAGCACACAACATCCGGAGCGATCCGCAGTGGAGAGGTCATCCGATTCTTTGGGCACATCCTGCGCCAAGTTCAGGGGAACATCGTCGTGGTGCTGGACAATGCGAAAATTCATCACGCGAAAGTAACCCAGGCGTTCGTGGGTTCCCACGAACGCCTCTCTCTGATCTTTCTGCCTCCGTATGCTCCAGAGTTGAACCCGATCGAGTTGGTGTGGGCCTACGTCAAGCGCAATGTGTTGGGGAACTTTTGTGCCCACTCCATCAGAGCGCTGAAAAAGAGGCTTGTCACCGCCTGGCAGCGGGTCCGCTATATTCACCTGCCCCGTCAGCTTATGGACGCCAACTTACGCCGCTATCAATAG
- a CDS encoding CAP domain-containing protein — translation MPVFSARRSLLPALLLPALLSACGGGTPAPSAPAHTTPAPPQAVLGSYVWYPGTDRAASAEELEVLRLTNAARARGATCGATETQLAKTYGPQPALTWNDQLAHAARNHAQDMAARDYFAHVTPEGVRPADRVTLAGYEWRATGENIAAGYPDPAAVVDGWLTSPGHCHNLMNPVYRELGVGFFQDSDSAYTGGAYWGQTFGTR, via the coding sequence ATGCCTGTCTTCTCTGCCCGCCGCTCCCTACTGCCTGCGCTGCTTTTGCCCGCCCTGCTCTCCGCCTGTGGTGGCGGCACCCCGGCCCCTTCGGCCCCGGCCCATACCACCCCGGCGCCCCCGCAAGCCGTGCTGGGCAGTTATGTCTGGTATCCCGGCACGGACCGCGCCGCCAGCGCCGAGGAGCTGGAAGTGCTGCGGCTGACCAACGCTGCCCGCGCCCGTGGGGCCACCTGCGGCGCCACCGAAACCCAGTTGGCCAAGACCTATGGGCCGCAGCCGGCACTGACCTGGAACGACCAGTTGGCGCATGCCGCCCGCAACCACGCGCAGGACATGGCGGCCCGCGACTACTTCGCGCACGTGACCCCCGAAGGTGTGCGCCCCGCCGACCGCGTGACGCTGGCCGGCTACGAGTGGCGGGCGACCGGCGAGAACATCGCCGCCGGCTACCCCGACCCGGCCGCTGTGGTAGACGGCTGGCTGACCAGCCCCGGTCACTGCCACAACCTGATGAACCCGGTGTACCGCGAGCTGGGCGTGGGCTTTTTCCAGGACAGCGATTCGGCCTATACGGGCGGCGCCTACTGGGGGCAGACCTTCGGTACCCGCTGA
- a CDS encoding VanW family protein → MPRRALTSRFPALAPLVVEGRIALKALQTRRPEYRLVRAPAALFPFRIHKHHSVLRRRLGDADPRLQELKVQNLRRAAEELDGLSIAPGQVFSYWKQVGRPSAARGFGTGMLISDGRPIEGQGGGLCQMANLLYWMALHSPLTVTEHHHHSLDLFPDSGRVLPFGSGASVFYNYVDLQLRNDTHDTFRLSVWLDDTSLHGELRVSREPLYTYRVVEEDHRFYRKGGQVYRTNRLYQLQTDRRTGNRLNKRLITFNDSRVLYEVDEARLEG, encoded by the coding sequence ATGCCCCGCCGCGCCCTGACCAGCCGTTTCCCCGCCCTTGCTCCCCTGGTCGTGGAGGGCCGTATCGCCCTCAAGGCCCTGCAGACGCGCCGCCCGGAATACCGCCTGGTCCGCGCGCCCGCAGCTCTCTTTCCCTTCCGCATCCACAAGCATCACAGCGTGCTGCGCCGCCGCCTGGGAGACGCGGACCCTAGGCTGCAGGAGCTCAAGGTCCAGAATCTGCGCCGCGCTGCCGAGGAGCTGGACGGTCTGAGCATCGCCCCAGGGCAGGTGTTCAGTTACTGGAAGCAGGTGGGCCGGCCGAGTGCGGCGCGGGGCTTTGGCACCGGCATGCTGATCTCGGACGGCCGGCCTATAGAGGGCCAGGGCGGCGGCCTGTGCCAGATGGCGAATCTGCTGTACTGGATGGCCCTGCACTCGCCGCTGACCGTGACCGAACACCATCACCACAGCCTGGACCTGTTCCCCGATTCGGGGCGGGTGCTGCCGTTCGGGAGCGGGGCGAGCGTCTTTTACAACTACGTGGACCTGCAACTCAGAAACGACACCCACGATACTTTCCGGCTCAGCGTGTGGCTGGACGACACCTCGCTGCACGGCGAGCTGCGCGTCAGCCGCGAGCCGCTGTACACCTACCGGGTGGTGGAAGAAGACCACCGCTTCTACCGCAAAGGCGGCCAGGTGTACCGGACCAACCGGCTGTATCAGCTGCAGACTGACCGCCGCACGGGCAACCGGCTGAACAAACGCCTGATTACCTTCAACGATTCCCGCGTGCTGTACGAGGTAGATGAGGCGCGCTTAGAGGGTTGA
- the ribF gene encoding riboflavin biosynthesis protein RibF, with protein MKTYVAPDQRPDTDTVVAIGSFDGVHLGHQALLAQLKAKAREYRVPSVVYTFDPPTKVLTKGVEYLSTLPEKLDLLTVYGIDETVAVPFTPEFAARDKSAFLDDLRLLRPRAVVVGEDFYFGKARAGGVDDLRDVTRDVMVVPIHGVSGEDIKSTRVREYLREGDVTGAARLLGRPYAAQGVVVQGDQLGRTIGYPTANIRVPEGKALPRGVFAVRVADDRGGSWGGMANIGVRPTVGGEERRFEVNLFDFAGDLYGQELQVQFVARLRGEQRFSGLDELQAQLARDAEEARAALA; from the coding sequence ATGAAAACCTACGTGGCCCCCGACCAGCGCCCCGACACCGACACCGTGGTCGCCATCGGTTCTTTTGACGGGGTGCACCTGGGGCATCAGGCACTGCTGGCCCAGCTGAAGGCCAAGGCGCGGGAATACCGCGTGCCCAGCGTGGTGTACACCTTCGACCCGCCCACCAAGGTGCTGACCAAGGGGGTGGAATACCTGTCCACCCTGCCCGAGAAGCTGGACCTGCTGACCGTCTACGGCATCGACGAGACGGTGGCGGTGCCGTTCACGCCCGAGTTCGCCGCCCGCGACAAGTCTGCCTTTTTGGACGACCTGCGGCTGCTGCGGCCCCGCGCCGTGGTGGTGGGCGAGGATTTCTATTTCGGCAAGGCGCGGGCCGGCGGGGTGGACGACCTGCGGGACGTGACCCGCGACGTGATGGTGGTCCCGATTCACGGGGTCAGCGGCGAGGACATCAAGAGCACCCGCGTGCGCGAATACCTGCGGGAAGGCGACGTGACGGGCGCGGCGCGGCTGCTGGGCCGGCCTTACGCGGCGCAGGGCGTGGTGGTGCAGGGAGACCAGCTGGGCCGGACCATCGGCTACCCCACGGCCAATATCCGCGTGCCGGAGGGCAAGGCCCTGCCGCGCGGCGTATTCGCAGTGCGCGTGGCGGATGACCGGGGCGGCAGCTGGGGCGGCATGGCCAACATCGGCGTGCGGCCCACCGTGGGCGGCGAGGAACGCCGCTTCGAGGTGAACCTGTTCGACTTTGCCGGCGACCTGTATGGTCAGGAATTGCAGGTGCAGTTCGTGGCCCGGCTGCGCGGTGAGCAGCGCTTCAGCGGCCTGGACGAACTGCAGGCCCAGCTGGCACGCGACGCCGAAGAAGCCCGCGCCGCCCTGGCATAA
- a CDS encoding NUDIX hydrolase: MSHPAETIYDGHILKLERLDGRWEVIRHADAVALLVLNEQGEMLCVRQQRRAVDAVTLEVPAGLIDPGESPEQAARRELQEEAGFDADVTLLSRFYASPGFSNELLYLFRAENLRESRLPMDDDEDIEVVWHRPAEVLEGLRDGHLTGAATTVTAALFALQLLAGPA; the protein is encoded by the coding sequence ATGAGCCACCCTGCCGAAACCATCTACGACGGACATATCCTCAAGCTGGAGCGCCTGGACGGCCGGTGGGAAGTGATTCGCCACGCGGACGCCGTCGCCCTGCTGGTGCTGAACGAACAGGGCGAAATGCTGTGCGTGCGCCAGCAGCGCCGCGCCGTGGACGCCGTCACGCTGGAAGTCCCGGCTGGCCTGATTGACCCCGGCGAAAGCCCGGAGCAGGCCGCCCGGCGCGAGCTGCAGGAAGAAGCCGGCTTCGATGCCGACGTGACACTGCTCAGCCGTTTTTACGCCAGCCCCGGCTTCAGCAATGAACTGCTGTACCTCTTCCGGGCCGAGAACCTGCGCGAGTCGCGCCTGCCGATGGACGACGACGAGGACATCGAGGTGGTGTGGCACCGGCCGGCCGAGGTGCTGGAAGGGTTGCGTGACGGCCACCTGACCGGCGCGGCCACCACGGTGACGGCGGCGCTGTTCGCCCTGCAGCTGCTGGCAGGCCCCGCATGA
- the dgt gene encoding dGTP triphosphohydrolase produces the protein MLTRADLEAREAATLAPYAALSRDSGGREYAEPESESRTAFQKDRDRVLHTGAFRRLEHKTQVFLNVRGDHYRTRLTHTLEVQQVARSAALRLGLNETLAEAQALAHDLGHPPYGHAGERLLDELVRAHGEPSGFDHNHQARRIVTQLEDRYPDFPGLNLTRTVLDGLNKHERAGAGQPTLEAQLVDLADALAYTAHDLEDGLRSGLLQEGELQELRLWREMVDRSGLGGAALGKRERRTLHRELLGFLIGDLTRASAEAVARSGVSSVADVRAQEAYLMGHSREVAALLGETRQFLYGRLYRHWRVEMQVAQAEQILTTLFGAYLARPQMLPPAYAARLKVAGEVRTVCDFIAGMTDRYALDIYEELTRPGLGLEWTR, from the coding sequence ATGCTGACCCGCGCTGACCTTGAAGCCCGTGAAGCGGCCACGCTCGCCCCTTACGCTGCGCTGAGCCGCGACTCCGGTGGGCGTGAGTACGCGGAACCCGAGAGCGAATCGCGCACCGCGTTTCAAAAGGACCGTGACCGGGTGCTGCACACCGGGGCGTTCCGGCGGCTGGAACACAAGACCCAGGTGTTTCTCAACGTGCGCGGCGACCACTACCGCACGCGGCTGACCCACACGCTGGAAGTGCAGCAGGTGGCCCGCTCGGCGGCGCTGCGGCTGGGGCTGAACGAAACCCTGGCCGAAGCGCAGGCCCTGGCCCACGACCTCGGGCACCCGCCCTACGGCCACGCGGGCGAGCGGCTGCTGGACGAGCTGGTGCGTGCCCACGGCGAGCCCAGCGGCTTCGACCACAATCACCAGGCGCGCCGCATCGTGACGCAGCTGGAGGACCGCTACCCCGACTTTCCGGGCCTGAACCTCACCCGCACCGTGCTGGACGGCCTGAACAAACACGAGCGGGCAGGTGCCGGCCAGCCCACCCTGGAAGCGCAACTGGTGGACCTGGCCGACGCACTGGCCTACACCGCGCACGACCTGGAAGACGGGCTGCGAAGTGGTCTGCTGCAAGAAGGCGAGCTGCAGGAGCTGCGGCTGTGGCGCGAGATGGTGGACCGCAGTGGGCTAGGCGGCGCAGCGCTGGGCAAGCGCGAACGCCGCACGCTGCACCGTGAGTTGCTGGGCTTCCTGATTGGCGACCTGACGCGGGCGAGTGCCGAGGCCGTGGCCCGCAGCGGCGTGAGCAGCGTGGCCGACGTGCGGGCGCAGGAGGCTTACCTGATGGGCCACAGCCGCGAGGTGGCGGCGCTGCTGGGCGAAACGCGGCAGTTTCTGTATGGGCGGCTGTACCGTCACTGGCGGGTAGAGATGCAGGTGGCACAGGCCGAGCAGATTCTCACCACGCTGTTCGGGGCGTACCTGGCGCGCCCGCAGATGCTGCCGCCCGCCTACGCGGCCCGGTTGAAGGTGGCCGGCGAGGTGCGCACCGTGTGCGACTTTATCGCTGGCATGACCGACCGCTACGCCCTCGACATCTACGAGGAACTGACGCGGCCCGGGCTGGGGTTGGAATGGACGCGGT